One part of the Mesorhizobium sp. M4B.F.Ca.ET.058.02.1.1 genome encodes these proteins:
- a CDS encoding sugar phosphate isomerase/epimerase: MNWSFQLYSARNFQPWDGVLQTLGKLGYSQVEGFGSVYDDPKAFRAELDKNRLAMPTGHFSIDALEKDFDGVRKIADALGVTLLICPYLVIEQRPADAAGWRGFGERLAKVGETAKKAGYGFAWHNHDFEFKKLADGSVPQDHMFAVAPDIGWEMDVAWVVRGGEDPLPWIEKHGKRISAVHVKDIAKPGEGLDEDGWSDVGHGTIDWAGLIKTLRAKSAARYFVMEQDNPNDIERFARRSIASVKAY; encoded by the coding sequence ATGAACTGGTCATTCCAACTTTATAGCGCCCGCAATTTCCAGCCGTGGGACGGCGTGCTGCAGACGCTCGGCAAGCTCGGTTACAGCCAGGTCGAAGGATTCGGCAGCGTCTATGATGATCCCAAGGCCTTCCGCGCCGAGCTCGACAAGAACCGGCTGGCCATGCCCACGGGGCATTTCTCGATCGACGCGCTGGAGAAGGACTTCGACGGCGTGCGCAAAATCGCCGATGCGCTCGGCGTCACGCTTTTGATCTGCCCCTATCTGGTCATCGAGCAGAGGCCGGCCGATGCCGCCGGCTGGCGCGGTTTCGGCGAACGGCTGGCCAAGGTGGGCGAGACGGCAAAGAAGGCCGGCTATGGCTTTGCCTGGCACAATCATGATTTCGAGTTCAAGAAGCTTGCCGACGGCTCGGTGCCACAGGACCACATGTTTGCCGTCGCGCCCGACATCGGCTGGGAGATGGACGTCGCGTGGGTGGTGCGTGGCGGCGAGGATCCGCTGCCCTGGATCGAGAAGCACGGCAAGCGCATCAGCGCCGTCCATGTCAAGGACATCGCCAAGCCGGGCGAAGGCCTTGACGAAGACGGCTGGTCGGATGTCGGCCATGGCACGATCGACTGGGCCGGCCTGATCAAGACGTTGCGGGCCAAGAGCGCCGCCAGGTACTTTGTCATGGAGCAGGACAACCCCAACGACATCGAGCGCTTCGCCCGCCGCTCCATTGCATCCGTCAAGGCTTACTAG
- a CDS encoding ABC transporter ATP-binding protein has translation MMDIANPSVSIQDLSLNFGSVSVLETLNLDVAEGEFIVLLGPSGCGKSTLLNCIAGLLDISDGRIFIKGKNVTWEEPKDRGIGMVFQSYALYPQMTVEKNLSFGLRVAGVPKEEIAKRIARAAEILQIEPLLQRKPSALSGGQRQRVAIGRALVRDVDVFLFDEPLSNLDAKLRSELRVEIKLLHRKLENTMIYVTHDQIEAMTLADRIAVMRGGVIQQLDAPQTIYNRPVNRFVAGFLGSPAMNFIDGSLEKDNGNWHFAVEDVRIPLGTYAFEKEPAPGPAVFGIRPEHVAFNSGAGWPFSATANVEVVEPMGSDTLVWLKLGGQNFTVRVTSERTPSNADSVSIGFDPMRASLFDAQSGNRL, from the coding sequence ATGATGGACATCGCCAATCCTAGCGTGTCGATCCAGGACCTGTCGCTGAATTTCGGGTCGGTGTCAGTGCTGGAGACTCTCAACCTCGACGTCGCCGAGGGAGAGTTCATCGTGCTGCTCGGGCCGTCGGGCTGCGGCAAGTCCACCCTGCTCAACTGCATCGCCGGCCTGCTCGACATCTCGGACGGTCGCATCTTCATCAAGGGCAAGAACGTCACCTGGGAAGAGCCCAAGGACCGTGGCATCGGCATGGTGTTCCAGTCCTACGCGCTCTATCCGCAGATGACGGTGGAGAAGAACCTCTCGTTCGGACTGCGCGTTGCCGGCGTACCGAAGGAAGAGATCGCCAAACGCATCGCGCGGGCGGCGGAGATCCTGCAGATCGAGCCGCTGTTGCAGCGCAAGCCTTCGGCGCTCTCCGGCGGCCAGCGCCAGCGCGTGGCGATCGGACGGGCGCTGGTGCGCGATGTCGATGTCTTCCTGTTCGACGAGCCGCTTTCCAATCTCGACGCCAAACTGCGCTCGGAACTGCGCGTCGAGATCAAGCTCCTGCACCGCAAGCTCGAGAACACGATGATCTACGTCACCCACGACCAGATCGAGGCGATGACGCTCGCCGACCGCATCGCCGTCATGAGGGGCGGGGTCATCCAGCAGCTCGATGCGCCACAGACGATCTACAACCGGCCAGTCAACCGCTTCGTTGCCGGCTTCCTCGGTTCGCCGGCGATGAACTTCATCGACGGCAGTCTGGAGAAGGACAACGGCAACTGGCATTTCGCCGTCGAGGATGTGCGCATTCCGCTTGGCACCTATGCCTTCGAGAAGGAGCCGGCGCCGGGACCGGCCGTGTTCGGCATCCGGCCCGAGCATGTAGCCTTCAACAGCGGCGCGGGCTGGCCGTTTTCGGCGACGGCGAATGTCGAGGTGGTGGAGCCGATGGGTTCCGACACGCTGGTCTGGCTTAAGCTCGGCGGGCAGAATTTCACCGTCAGGGTGACATCGGAGCGCACGCCAAGCAACGCGGATTCGGTCAGTATCGGTTTCGATCCGATGCGCGCCTCGCTCTTCGACGCCCAATCCGGCAACCGCCTTTAG
- a CDS encoding trypsin-like serine protease, with product MNIIHRFRPLATALLTGIAALATLNAIHAADGPARPEAAVSPMKRVAEARAKAKAENPDGADRVYGGKEAEKGAFPFQVALLTSDRLDASPASQPDAQFCGGSLIAPQWVLTAAHCLVDNGRPIPAGAVTVLTGATDLGEGKRYKAVEVIVNESYSEQTMDNDLGLIRLAEPADAPTIKVAHEAAPDSGKTTVIGWGKMQDGTFPTALMVADLDLQPNATCNSGIKDIYARDLKAALGDLSHRMRYSEKGIDAAASAIAADMSDPLTSNMICAGTASGERDACNGDSGGPLFMAGADGPVQIGVVSWGEGPNDGSAACGHKNAYGIYTRLANYSGWIEEKMKTTPAPAKPKAGVGTAQKPAKP from the coding sequence GTGAACATCATCCATCGGTTCAGGCCGCTCGCCACAGCATTGCTGACCGGCATCGCGGCGCTCGCGACGCTCAACGCCATCCACGCTGCCGATGGGCCGGCCCGGCCGGAAGCGGCGGTCTCGCCAATGAAGCGCGTCGCGGAAGCACGGGCCAAGGCCAAGGCCGAGAACCCCGACGGTGCCGATCGCGTCTATGGCGGCAAGGAGGCCGAGAAGGGCGCTTTTCCTTTCCAGGTGGCGCTGCTGACAAGCGACAGGCTGGACGCCAGCCCGGCCTCGCAGCCGGACGCGCAATTCTGCGGGGGCAGCCTGATCGCGCCGCAATGGGTGCTGACGGCTGCGCACTGCCTCGTCGACAACGGCAGGCCGATCCCGGCCGGCGCGGTTACCGTACTCACCGGCGCCACCGATCTCGGCGAAGGCAAGCGCTACAAGGCGGTGGAGGTCATCGTCAACGAGAGCTACAGCGAGCAGACGATGGACAACGACCTCGGCCTGATCCGGCTGGCCGAGCCGGCGGACGCGCCGACGATCAAGGTCGCCCATGAGGCAGCGCCAGACAGCGGCAAGACCACGGTCATCGGTTGGGGCAAGATGCAGGACGGCACCTTCCCGACGGCGCTGATGGTCGCCGATCTCGACCTGCAGCCGAACGCGACCTGCAACAGCGGCATCAAGGACATCTACGCCCGCGACCTGAAGGCGGCACTTGGCGATCTCTCCCACCGCATGCGCTATTCGGAAAAGGGCATCGACGCGGCGGCCAGCGCCATTGCCGCCGACATGTCGGATCCGCTGACCAGCAACATGATCTGCGCCGGCACCGCCAGCGGCGAGCGCGATGCCTGCAATGGCGACAGTGGCGGGCCGCTGTTCATGGCCGGCGCCGACGGCCCGGTCCAGATTGGCGTCGTTTCCTGGGGCGAAGGGCCGAATGACGGCAGTGCGGCCTGCGGCCACAAGAACGCCTACGGCATCTATACGCGGCTGGCCAATTATTCCGGCTGGATCGAGGAGAAGATGAAGACCACGCCGGCGCCCGCAAAGCCCAAGGCGGGCGTCGGCACCGCTCAGAAGCCGGCCAAGCCCTGA
- the mgrA gene encoding L-glyceraldehyde 3-phosphate reductase, with translation MPYVAAENRYEKMLYNRCGRSGLKLPAISLGLWHNFGNDTPHKTKQAIVRRAFDLGITHFDLANNYGPPPGSAETAFGEILRTDFAAYRDELIISTKAGYEMWPGPYGEWGGRKYVLASLDQSLKRMGLDYVDIFYSHRFDPDTPLEETMGALDHAVRSGKALYAGISSYNSQRTREAADILKQLGTPCVIHQPSYSMLNRWVEEDGLLDTLEGLGVGSIVFSPLAQGMLTDKYLGGIPEGSRASQGKSLRPAFINDKTITNIKALNAIAGRRGQTLAQMALAWVLRRGRVTSALIGASRPEQVEDCVGALKALDFSDAELAEIDSYAREADINLWAASAERKGPPRK, from the coding sequence ATGCCCTACGTCGCCGCCGAAAACCGTTACGAGAAAATGCTCTACAACCGCTGTGGGCGGTCCGGCCTGAAGCTGCCCGCGATCTCGCTCGGGCTGTGGCACAATTTCGGCAACGACACGCCGCACAAGACCAAGCAGGCGATCGTGCGCCGGGCCTTCGATCTCGGCATCACGCATTTCGATCTCGCCAACAACTATGGTCCGCCGCCCGGCTCGGCGGAGACTGCCTTCGGTGAAATCCTGCGCACCGATTTCGCCGCCTATCGCGACGAGCTGATCATCTCGACCAAGGCCGGCTACGAGATGTGGCCGGGGCCATATGGCGAGTGGGGCGGGCGCAAATATGTGCTTGCCAGCCTCGACCAGAGCCTGAAGCGGATGGGCCTCGACTATGTCGACATCTTCTATTCGCACCGTTTCGACCCCGATACGCCGCTGGAAGAGACGATGGGCGCGCTCGACCATGCGGTGCGCTCGGGCAAGGCGCTCTATGCGGGCATCTCGTCCTACAACTCGCAACGCACGCGTGAGGCGGCCGACATATTGAAGCAGCTCGGCACGCCCTGCGTCATCCACCAGCCGAGCTATTCGATGCTCAACCGCTGGGTCGAGGAGGACGGGCTGCTCGACACGCTGGAAGGGCTCGGCGTCGGCTCGATCGTGTTCTCGCCGCTGGCGCAAGGCATGCTGACCGACAAGTATCTGGGCGGCATCCCGGAGGGCAGCCGCGCATCCCAGGGCAAGTCGCTCAGGCCCGCCTTCATCAACGACAAGACGATCACCAACATCAAGGCGCTGAACGCCATTGCCGGGCGTCGCGGCCAGACGCTGGCGCAGATGGCGCTGGCCTGGGTGTTGCGCAGGGGCCGGGTTACCTCGGCGCTGATCGGCGCCAGCCGGCCGGAACAGGTCGAGGATTGCGTCGGCGCGCTGAAGGCGCTCGACTTCAGCGATGCGGAACTGGCCGAGATCGACAGCTACGCGCGCGAGGCCGACATCAATTTGTGGGCAGCCTCGGCGGAACGCAAGGGCCCGCCACGCAAGTAG
- a CDS encoding Gfo/Idh/MocA family oxidoreductase yields MAKKLGIGVIGCGNISKAYFSLAPLFRGIEMRACADINMDAAKARAKEFKLRAETVEGLLKADDIDIIVNLTIPAVHYEVSKEVLDAGKHVYSEKPFVLSIKEGLDLKGRAEKKGLRIGSAPDTFLGGAHQLVRNLIDTGALGKITSGTCHVMGHGMEHWHPNPDFFFQPGAGPVLDIGPYYITNLIQLVGPVKQVAAFASTPAKERTISSKPRAGEKIPVNTPTTIHGLLEFENGAVVTLNTSWDVWSHGHAPMELYGEAGSVYVPDPNFFGGDVRFTEAAKPVKKLPKWKHPFGVPNEMHSQGMMANYRTAGLADMALAIAEGRPHRCSMELALHAVDVMTGLLRSGETGKFVAMQTTCERPAALGVKEAKDLLVKKK; encoded by the coding sequence ATGGCAAAGAAACTGGGTATCGGCGTTATCGGCTGCGGCAACATCTCGAAAGCGTATTTCTCGCTGGCGCCGCTGTTCCGCGGCATCGAGATGCGCGCCTGCGCCGACATCAACATGGACGCTGCGAAGGCGCGGGCGAAGGAGTTCAAGCTGCGCGCCGAGACGGTCGAGGGGCTGCTCAAGGCGGACGATATCGACATTATCGTCAACCTGACGATTCCCGCGGTGCACTACGAGGTATCGAAAGAGGTGCTCGACGCAGGCAAGCATGTCTATTCGGAAAAGCCGTTCGTGCTGTCGATCAAGGAGGGGCTCGACCTGAAAGGCCGAGCCGAGAAGAAGGGACTGCGCATCGGCTCGGCGCCGGACACCTTCCTTGGCGGCGCGCATCAGCTGGTGCGCAACCTGATCGACACCGGCGCGCTCGGCAAGATCACCAGCGGCACCTGCCATGTGATGGGTCATGGCATGGAGCACTGGCATCCCAATCCGGACTTCTTTTTCCAGCCCGGCGCCGGCCCGGTTCTCGACATCGGGCCATATTACATCACCAATCTGATCCAGTTGGTCGGGCCGGTGAAGCAGGTCGCGGCCTTCGCCTCGACGCCGGCCAAGGAACGGACGATTTCGTCCAAACCGCGCGCGGGCGAGAAAATCCCGGTCAACACGCCGACCACCATCCACGGCTTGCTGGAATTCGAGAACGGTGCGGTGGTGACGCTCAACACCAGTTGGGATGTCTGGAGCCATGGTCATGCGCCGATGGAGCTCTATGGCGAGGCCGGATCAGTGTATGTGCCGGATCCCAATTTCTTCGGTGGCGACGTGCGTTTCACCGAGGCGGCGAAACCGGTCAAGAAGCTGCCGAAATGGAAGCATCCGTTCGGCGTCCCGAACGAAATGCATTCGCAAGGAATGATGGCCAACTACCGCACCGCCGGCCTCGCCGACATGGCGCTGGCGATCGCCGAGGGACGGCCGCATCGCTGTTCGATGGAGCTGGCGCTGCACGCCGTCGATGTGATGACCGGCCTGTTGCGCTCGGGCGAAACGGGCAAGTTCGTTGCCATGCAGACGACCTGCGAGCGGCCAGCCGCACTTGGCGTCAAGGAAGCAAAGGACCTGCTGGTCAAGAAGAAGTAG
- a CDS encoding carbohydrate ABC transporter permease, with protein sequence MPLPSTADALRREATEPSGPKPRHVFSRRNIFLYGTLIVVAVYYLLPLYVMVVTSLKGMPEIRLGNIFSPPLEITFEPWVKAWSQACTGLNCDGLSRGFWNSVRITVPSVILSIAIASVNGYALANWRFKGADTFFVILIVGAFIPYQVMIYPIVIILREIGLYGSLSGLVIVHSIFGMPILTLLFRNYFSSMPEELFRAARVDGAGFWGIYLRIMLPMSLPIFVVAVILQVTGIWNDFLFGVVYTRPDTYPMTVQLNNIVNSVQGVKEYNVNMAATILTGLVPLIVYFISGKLFVRGIAAGAVKG encoded by the coding sequence ATCCCCCTGCCCAGCACCGCCGATGCTCTCAGGCGCGAAGCCACGGAACCGAGCGGGCCGAAGCCGCGGCACGTGTTCTCGCGCCGCAACATCTTTCTCTATGGCACGCTGATCGTGGTGGCGGTCTACTACCTCCTGCCGCTTTATGTGATGGTCGTCACCTCGCTCAAGGGCATGCCGGAGATCCGCCTCGGCAACATCTTCTCGCCGCCGCTGGAGATCACCTTCGAGCCTTGGGTCAAGGCGTGGTCGCAGGCCTGCACCGGCCTCAATTGCGACGGGCTCTCGCGCGGCTTCTGGAATTCGGTGCGTATCACCGTCCCCTCGGTGATCCTGTCGATCGCGATCGCCTCGGTAAACGGCTACGCGCTCGCCAACTGGCGCTTCAAGGGTGCCGACACGTTTTTCGTCATCCTCATCGTCGGCGCCTTCATCCCCTATCAGGTGATGATCTACCCGATCGTCATCATCCTGCGCGAGATCGGCCTCTATGGCAGCCTGAGCGGCCTGGTGATCGTGCATTCGATCTTCGGCATGCCGATCCTGACGCTTCTGTTCCGCAACTATTTCTCCTCGATGCCGGAAGAGCTGTTCAGGGCGGCGCGCGTCGACGGCGCCGGCTTCTGGGGTATCTATCTGCGCATCATGCTGCCGATGTCGCTGCCGATCTTCGTCGTCGCCGTCATCCTGCAGGTCACCGGCATCTGGAACGACTTCCTGTTCGGCGTCGTCTACACGCGGCCGGACACTTATCCGATGACGGTGCAGCTCAACAATATCGTCAATTCGGTGCAGGGCGTGAAGGAGTACAACGTCAACATGGCCGCCACCATCCTGACCGGCCTCGTGCCGCTCATCGTCTACTTCATTTCCGGCAAGCTTTTCGTGCGCGGCATCGCCGCCGGCGCGGTGAAAGGATGA